Proteins encoded by one window of Gordonia jinghuaiqii:
- a CDS encoding condensation domain-containing protein, whose translation MTRTLQFTPSAPGFGEPGALTPRLRPHLVGGRIVEWELRDAERVAGASHRWGEGVSFLQSDHLATMADKRTRGEDHTGFLTAATRFDVPLDQEAMSRALTDFVRRHEELRAHYRAGPTGPERWVAPPECFEIVVADRTPVVVGDAELGAFVGRRASESARAELIPGSWWGAATADDGFTFFVATDHAHGDGYSSALALIEIATLYRAHAAGETAELAPAGTFGEAVLDERAAAAALDSADQRLDVWRNALVANDGRAPRCPLELGLTDENPQPGVALEQWLLDPAMLAACDNRIASDGGSFAGLLYAALATRHRELTGESQFFVSTVLATRGSGHQWTQGWLCNFAPIVVAVPDCGDASFDDLVRAATDSVRVARRAATVPAHAVLAKLAAEGVFRGLDGSPYMVSYTDLGRLPVGDDPALPAMQTFSGVGATRNANLWFTRTEAGLVVRSHVPDNEVARASIVEHLARVGAILTDYARDARSAR comes from the coding sequence ATGACCCGTACCCTGCAGTTCACGCCCTCCGCACCCGGGTTCGGTGAGCCCGGGGCGCTGACCCCCCGGCTCCGTCCGCACCTGGTCGGTGGGCGGATCGTCGAATGGGAGCTGCGCGACGCCGAGCGTGTCGCCGGTGCATCCCACCGGTGGGGCGAGGGAGTGTCGTTTCTGCAGTCCGACCATCTCGCGACGATGGCGGACAAGCGGACCCGTGGGGAGGACCATACCGGTTTCCTAACGGCTGCAACACGATTCGATGTTCCTCTCGATCAGGAGGCGATGAGCCGGGCGCTCACCGACTTCGTCCGTCGCCACGAGGAGCTGCGTGCCCACTATCGGGCGGGCCCCACCGGGCCGGAGCGGTGGGTGGCGCCGCCCGAATGCTTCGAGATCGTCGTCGCCGACCGCACGCCGGTTGTCGTCGGCGACGCCGAACTCGGTGCGTTCGTGGGCCGTCGGGCGTCGGAATCGGCTCGGGCAGAACTGATCCCGGGTTCATGGTGGGGTGCAGCCACGGCCGACGACGGATTCACCTTCTTCGTCGCCACCGATCATGCTCACGGTGACGGGTACTCCTCGGCGCTCGCGCTGATCGAGATCGCCACCCTGTACCGGGCGCACGCCGCGGGCGAAACCGCCGAACTGGCGCCTGCGGGAACATTCGGCGAGGCGGTACTCGACGAACGCGCCGCCGCGGCGGCGCTGGATTCCGCCGACCAACGCCTCGACGTATGGCGGAATGCGTTGGTGGCCAACGACGGTCGTGCACCCCGCTGCCCGCTGGAGCTCGGGTTGACCGACGAGAACCCGCAACCGGGGGTCGCGCTCGAGCAGTGGCTCCTCGATCCGGCGATGCTCGCCGCCTGCGACAACCGGATCGCCTCCGACGGGGGGAGTTTCGCGGGTCTTCTGTATGCGGCGCTGGCCACCCGGCATCGTGAGCTCACCGGCGAATCGCAGTTCTTCGTGTCCACGGTGCTGGCCACACGTGGATCCGGCCACCAGTGGACGCAGGGCTGGCTGTGCAACTTCGCGCCCATCGTCGTGGCCGTCCCGGACTGCGGGGACGCCTCATTCGACGATCTGGTGCGAGCTGCCACCGACAGCGTGCGGGTCGCCCGCCGCGCCGCCACGGTGCCCGCGCACGCCGTGCTGGCGAAGCTGGCCGCCGAAGGTGTCTTCCGCGGACTCGACGGCAGTCCGTACATGGTGTCCTACACCGATCTCGGGCGGTTGCCGGTCGGTGACGACCCCGCCCTGCCGGCCATGCAGACATTCAGCGGCGTGGGCGCCACGCGGAACGCGAACCTCTGGTTCACGCGGACCGAGGCAGGCCTCGTCGTGCGGTCGCACGTCCCGGACAACGAGGTGGCCCGTGCGTCGATCGTCGAACACCTGGCACGTGTCGGGGCCATCCTGACCGATTACGCGAGAGATGCGAGGAGTGCCCGATGA
- a CDS encoding condensation protein, whose product MKLSSSEAWQVEPGELVRWRPVPGGCAARAIAPVSENERFHLDSVSQGQPGWIALTLDFPEKLDHDLLGEVAATVIARHDVLRSHYVRTEAGYQRLLHAGVDVKEEGREADAGLRADAFAAKLTADITATCNPFEPMPHYLAAVIRPASTTLVCGFDHCYVDARSLALLSNEICELLGGRGLAPAASGLDALCRVADREASVTADDPRLDGWAQFLASTGWTVPEFPLDLGVPEGADADMHTMVATLLSGDAAREFSSVVHDHGGRTYPAVLTCAAMAINLAGGPEEVATVVPTGTGAGPGCVGWSVGNAPMWISAADDLFTAMHRNTARLSAALPLAEIGLTPVYAAFGDRLRAGRSDVFMMSYVDYTRLPAPHSGVRAQQISSHKSTDTAQWWFWRDDDGIHVRVRHPHTERAVAVLTETLETMSRLVIEVTERVVGSGRR is encoded by the coding sequence ATGAAGCTCTCGAGCTCAGAGGCCTGGCAGGTCGAGCCGGGTGAACTCGTCCGGTGGCGGCCGGTCCCGGGCGGTTGCGCGGCACGCGCGATCGCCCCGGTGTCGGAGAACGAACGCTTCCACCTGGATTCGGTGTCGCAGGGGCAGCCGGGCTGGATCGCCCTGACGCTGGACTTCCCGGAGAAGCTCGACCACGACCTCCTCGGCGAGGTCGCGGCGACCGTCATCGCGCGGCACGATGTGCTGCGCAGCCACTACGTACGCACCGAGGCGGGGTACCAGCGTCTCCTGCACGCCGGGGTGGACGTCAAGGAGGAAGGCCGCGAGGCCGACGCGGGCCTGCGGGCCGATGCGTTCGCCGCGAAGCTGACCGCGGACATCACCGCGACCTGCAATCCGTTCGAACCGATGCCGCACTACCTCGCCGCGGTCATCCGGCCCGCGAGTACGACACTGGTCTGCGGATTCGACCACTGCTATGTCGACGCCCGATCCCTGGCGCTGCTGTCGAACGAGATCTGCGAGCTCTTGGGCGGCCGCGGCCTCGCGCCCGCGGCGTCGGGCCTGGACGCCTTGTGCCGGGTCGCCGACAGGGAGGCCTCGGTGACGGCCGACGACCCCCGGCTCGACGGCTGGGCGCAGTTCCTCGCCTCCACCGGGTGGACGGTCCCGGAGTTCCCCCTCGATCTCGGTGTGCCGGAGGGCGCCGACGCCGACATGCACACGATGGTCGCCACCCTGCTCTCCGGCGACGCCGCCCGGGAGTTCAGCTCGGTGGTCCACGACCACGGTGGGCGCACGTATCCGGCGGTGCTCACCTGCGCCGCGATGGCGATCAACCTCGCCGGCGGTCCCGAGGAGGTGGCCACCGTGGTGCCCACCGGAACCGGGGCCGGACCCGGCTGCGTCGGGTGGTCGGTGGGCAACGCGCCGATGTGGATCAGCGCGGCCGACGATCTGTTCACCGCGATGCACCGCAACACCGCCCGGCTCTCGGCGGCCCTGCCGCTCGCGGAGATCGGTCTGACGCCGGTGTACGCCGCGTTCGGCGACAGGCTGCGGGCCGGTCGCAGCGACGTCTTCATGATGTCGTACGTGGACTACACGCGCCTCCCCGCGCCGCACTCCGGTGTACGGGCACAACAGATCTCGAGCCACAAGTCCACCGACACCGCACAGTGGTGGTTCTGGCGAGACGACGACGGTATCCACGTGCGGGTGCGGCATCCGCACACCGAGCGTGCCGTCGCGGTGCTGACCGAGACCCTGGAGACGATGAGCAGGCTGGTCATCGAGGTGACCGAGCGGGTCGTCGGGTCCGGCCGGCGCTGA